In Streptomyces sp. SID8374, one genomic interval encodes:
- a CDS encoding alpha/beta hydrolase: MTVPDSSAFGPAGSASPQGSAGPAGSSTSPAGSGGPVRLDGPWTHRDVAANGARFHIAEMGEGPLVLLLHGFPQFWWTWRHQLPALAEAGFRAVAMDLRGVGGSDRTPRGYDPANLALDVTGVIRSLGEPDAALVGHDLGGYLAWTAAVMRPKLVRRLAVSSMPHPRRWRSSMLSDFAQSRAGSYIWGFQRPWLPERQLVADDAALVGRLVQEWAGPRTPEFPDEETLAVYRRAMSIPSTAHCSIEPYRWMVRSMARPDGVQFNRRMKRPVRVPTLHLHGSLDPAVRTRSSAGSGEYVEAPYRWRLFDGVGHFPHEEDPIAFSTELINWLKDPEPDR, translated from the coding sequence ATGACGGTTCCCGATTCCAGCGCATTCGGCCCGGCGGGGTCGGCGAGCCCGCAGGGTTCGGCCGGCCCGGCGGGCTCATCGACGAGCCCGGCCGGCTCCGGAGGCCCCGTACGACTCGACGGCCCCTGGACCCACCGTGACGTGGCGGCCAACGGGGCACGGTTCCACATCGCCGAGATGGGCGAGGGGCCGCTGGTCCTGCTGCTGCACGGGTTCCCGCAGTTCTGGTGGACCTGGCGCCACCAGCTGCCCGCGCTCGCCGAGGCGGGTTTCCGGGCCGTCGCGATGGACCTGCGCGGGGTGGGCGGCAGCGACCGGACGCCGCGCGGTTACGACCCCGCCAACCTGGCCCTCGACGTCACCGGGGTGATCCGCTCCCTCGGCGAGCCGGACGCGGCGCTGGTCGGCCACGACCTGGGCGGCTATCTCGCCTGGACGGCCGCCGTGATGCGGCCCAAGCTGGTGCGCCGGCTCGCCGTCTCGTCGATGCCGCACCCGCGCCGCTGGCGCTCCTCGATGCTGTCCGACTTCGCGCAGTCGCGGGCGGGTTCGTACATCTGGGGCTTCCAGCGCCCCTGGCTGCCGGAGCGTCAGCTCGTCGCGGACGACGCCGCCCTGGTGGGCCGGCTGGTCCAGGAGTGGGCCGGGCCGCGCACGCCGGAGTTCCCCGACGAGGAGACCCTGGCCGTCTACCGGCGGGCCATGAGCATCCCCTCGACGGCGCACTGCTCCATCGAGCCGTACCGCTGGATGGTCCGGTCGATGGCGCGTCCGGACGGGGTCCAGTTCAACCGCCGGATGAAGCGGCCCGTGCGCGTGCCCACGCTGCACCTGCACGGATCACTCGATCCGGCGGTCCGCACCCGGAGTTCGGCGGGGTCCGGCGAGTATGTCGAGGCGCCCTACCGGTGGCGACTTTTCGACGGTGTCGGTCACTTCCCCCACGAGGAGGATCCGATCGCCTTCTCCACCGAACTCATCAACTGGCTCAAGGATCCTGAGCCCGACCGGTAG
- the nhaA gene encoding Na+/H+ antiporter NhaA, giving the protein MPFPTRRFPLVAPPTPAPPRRTLLGRLPLPERTYLADALRTETVGGLILLAAAVTALIWANTFDGSYADVSGFHFGPASLGLDLSVAHWAADGLLAVFFFVVGAELKRELVAGQLRDPRAAALPIVAALCGMAVPALVYTLTNVVGGGSLAGWAVPTATDIAFALAVLAVIGTSLPAALRAFLLTLAVVDDLFAILIIAVFFTDDLNFLALGGTVLGLALFHLLLRFGVRGWYVYVPLALVIWGLMYNSGIHATIAGVAMGLMLRCTRREGEEHSPGERIEHLVRPLSAGVAVPLFALFAAGVSLRGDALAGVFTRPETLGVLLGLVVGKTVGIFGGTYLTARFTKAELNKDLAWADVFAVASLAGIGFTVSLLIGELSFVGDADTVNEIKAAVLLGSLTAAVLSCVLLRLRVRRHRELYEAEERDEDGSGVPDVYEQDDPGYHQRMAAIHEEKAAEHRRRAEQAGAARNKPDSPA; this is encoded by the coding sequence ATGCCGTTCCCCACCCGGAGGTTCCCCCTCGTGGCACCGCCCACCCCTGCCCCGCCCCGCCGCACCCTGCTCGGCAGGCTGCCCCTCCCCGAGCGCACCTATCTGGCCGACGCGCTCCGCACCGAGACCGTCGGCGGCCTGATCCTGCTGGCCGCCGCCGTCACCGCCCTGATCTGGGCGAACACCTTCGACGGCTCGTACGCCGACGTCAGCGGCTTCCACTTCGGCCCGGCCTCGCTCGGCCTGGATCTCTCCGTGGCGCACTGGGCTGCGGACGGGCTCCTCGCGGTCTTCTTCTTCGTCGTGGGCGCCGAGCTCAAGCGGGAGCTGGTCGCGGGCCAGCTCCGCGATCCCCGGGCGGCCGCCCTCCCGATCGTGGCGGCCCTGTGCGGCATGGCGGTGCCCGCGCTCGTCTACACGCTCACCAACGTCGTGGGCGGCGGTTCCCTGGCCGGCTGGGCCGTGCCCACGGCCACCGACATCGCCTTCGCGCTCGCCGTCCTCGCGGTGATCGGCACCTCGCTGCCCGCCGCCCTGCGGGCCTTCCTGCTCACGCTCGCCGTCGTCGACGACCTCTTCGCCATCCTGATCATCGCGGTGTTCTTCACCGACGACCTGAATTTCCTGGCGCTCGGCGGGACCGTCCTCGGCCTGGCGCTCTTCCACCTGCTCCTGCGCTTCGGCGTCCGGGGCTGGTACGTCTACGTACCGCTCGCCCTGGTCATCTGGGGCCTGATGTACAACAGCGGCATCCACGCCACGATCGCCGGTGTCGCCATGGGGCTGATGCTGCGCTGCACCCGGCGCGAGGGCGAGGAGCACTCCCCCGGTGAGCGCATCGAACACCTGGTCCGCCCGCTGTCGGCGGGTGTCGCCGTACCGCTCTTCGCCCTGTTCGCCGCCGGGGTCTCCCTCAGGGGCGACGCGCTGGCGGGTGTCTTCACCCGGCCGGAGACCCTCGGGGTGCTCCTCGGGCTCGTCGTCGGCAAGACCGTGGGCATCTTCGGCGGTACCTACCTCACCGCCCGGTTCACCAAGGCGGAGCTGAACAAGGACCTGGCCTGGGCGGATGTCTTCGCGGTCGCCTCGCTGGCCGGTATCGGGTTCACCGTCTCGCTGCTCATCGGCGAGCTGTCCTTCGTCGGCGACGCGGACACGGTCAACGAGATCAAGGCCGCCGTACTGCTGGGATCGCTGACCGCGGCCGTACTCTCCTGCGTACTGCTCAGGCTCCGGGTCCGCAGGCACCGCGAGCTGTACGAGGCCGAGGAGCGGGACGAGGACGGATCCGGGGTGCCCGACGTCTATGAACAGGACGATCCGGGGTACCACCAGCGGATGGCCGCGATCCATGAGGAGAAGGCGGCCGAACACCGCCGTCGCGCCGAACAGGCGGGGGCAGCGCGCAACAAGCCGGACAGTCCGGCATGA
- a CDS encoding phage holin family protein has translation MSDPGNYVGSADRSIGQLVASATAEMSALVHDEIALAKAEVRQDVKRGVIGSVAFIVAGVLLLFTMPMLSFAAAYGIHNLGLGLAWSFLIVAGGFVLLAALLGLVGWLKFKKVKPPEKSIASAKQTAAVLQKVKPHPRPAIEADAILKRSGSSLAAGTGVESLPGKDKAAAVARSST, from the coding sequence ATGAGCGACCCCGGCAACTACGTGGGCAGCGCGGACCGCAGCATCGGGCAGCTGGTCGCCTCGGCGACGGCCGAGATGTCCGCGCTGGTGCACGACGAGATCGCCCTGGCGAAGGCGGAGGTGCGCCAGGACGTCAAGCGCGGGGTGATCGGCAGCGTCGCGTTCATCGTGGCGGGCGTGCTGCTCCTGTTCACGATGCCGATGCTGAGCTTCGCCGCCGCGTACGGCATTCACAACCTGGGCCTCGGCCTGGCCTGGTCGTTCCTGATCGTGGCCGGCGGATTCGTCCTTCTGGCGGCACTGCTCGGGCTGGTCGGCTGGCTGAAGTTCAAGAAGGTCAAGCCGCCGGAGAAGTCCATCGCCTCCGCCAAGCAGACCGCCGCCGTCCTGCAGAAGGTGAAGCCGCACCCGCGCCCGGCCATCGAGGCCGACGCGATCCTCAAGCGCTCCGGCTCCAGCCTCGCGGCCGGTACGGGCGTCGAGAGCCTCCCCGGTAAGGACAAGGCCGCCGCTGTGGCACGCTCGTCCACATGA